The Zeimonas sediminis genome window below encodes:
- the thiE gene encoding thiamine phosphate synthase: MPEESKAGEAVVNAAAPGSHTAATDSGEALPPPPPKAPIRGLYVLTPDTDDDEWLAAAVAAAIAGGTSAVQYRNKTADATTRLRQARMLMKLCHARGVPLIVNDSVDMAIASGAAGVHLGRDDDDPFDARRRLGPDAIVGVSCYDEFERAEQYAGVADNLAFGSLFGSSTKPGAVRAPLELLTRARARGWNVVGIGGVDASNARLAIEAGADAVAVITAVFGTGRGAAEAIEEAARAVRAVLPR, translated from the coding sequence TTGCCCGAAGAATCCAAGGCCGGCGAGGCGGTCGTGAACGCCGCTGCGCCGGGTTCCCACACGGCCGCGACCGATTCCGGCGAAGCCCTGCCCCCGCCGCCGCCCAAGGCGCCGATTCGCGGCCTCTACGTGCTGACGCCCGACACCGACGACGACGAATGGCTGGCCGCGGCGGTGGCCGCCGCGATCGCAGGCGGCACGAGCGCGGTGCAGTACCGGAACAAGACCGCGGACGCGACGACCCGGCTGCGCCAGGCGAGGATGCTCATGAAGCTGTGCCACGCGCGCGGCGTGCCGCTGATCGTCAACGACTCGGTCGACATGGCGATCGCCTCCGGCGCCGCCGGCGTGCACCTGGGCCGCGACGACGACGACCCCTTCGACGCCCGCCGGCGACTGGGGCCGGACGCGATCGTCGGCGTGTCCTGCTACGACGAGTTCGAGCGGGCCGAGCAGTATGCGGGAGTGGCCGACAACCTGGCCTTCGGCAGCCTGTTCGGGTCGAGCACGAAGCCGGGGGCGGTGCGCGCGCCGCTCGAGCTGCTGACCCGCGCAAGGGCGCGGGGGTGGAACGTGGTGGGGATCGGGGGGGTGGATGCTTCGAACGCGCGGCTGGCGATCGAGGCGGGAGCGGATGCCGTGGCGGTGATCACCGCGGTGTTCGGTACTGGCCGAGGCGCCGCGGAGGCAATCGAGGAAGCGGCCCGAGCGGTACGGGCGGTTCTTCCGCGATGA
- a CDS encoding pilin has translation MMKFQKVRKQVQKGFTLIELMIVVAIIGILAAVALPAYSDYSNRAKASEIVLAASSARTCVTEIVQSAGAAGDLTTCDDSFTATQYAKSIVVDAQGVIEVTGDIVAAGDTVVTLTPTFDNAATPTAVVSWACTGTPAQWMPGSCK, from the coding sequence ATGATGAAGTTCCAGAAAGTTCGCAAGCAGGTCCAGAAAGGCTTCACGCTGATCGAACTGATGATCGTCGTGGCGATCATCGGCATCCTGGCGGCGGTGGCGCTGCCGGCGTACTCCGACTACTCGAACCGCGCGAAGGCCTCGGAGATCGTGCTGGCCGCCAGCAGCGCCCGCACCTGCGTGACCGAGATCGTTCAGTCGGCAGGCGCCGCCGGCGACCTGACGACCTGCGACGACAGCTTCACCGCCACCCAGTACGCGAAGAGCATCGTGGTCGACGCCCAGGGTGTGATCGAAGTGACCGGCGACATCGTGGCGGCTGGCGACACGGTCGTCACGCTGACCCCGACGTTCGACAACGCGGCGACCCCCACCGCCGTCGTTTCGTGGGCCTGCACCGGCACGCCGGCGCAGTGGATGCCCGGCAGCTGCAAGTAA
- a CDS encoding type II toxin-antitoxin system prevent-host-death family antitoxin, which produces MGQPQNDPSAVLRMARTDFVVVTRRNHPDAVLVHLDDEKILDRSRRRQPADFAGGGRRPRTGFTLRAAPCLGGTDWRGALGVGRAPSPAVEGVRRLAPRCTGAGTPRS; this is translated from the coding sequence ATCGGACAACCGCAGAACGATCCGTCCGCGGTGCTCCGAATGGCGCGGACGGACTTCGTCGTCGTGACCCGCCGGAATCATCCCGATGCGGTGCTCGTGCACCTGGACGACGAAAAGATCCTCGATCGTTCTCGCCGACGCCAGCCCGCTGACTTCGCTGGCGGCGGTCGGCGGCCTCGAACGGGCTTCACCCTCCGTGCTGCGCCGTGTCTCGGCGGAACTGATTGGCGCGGCGCTCTAGGGGTGGGGCGAGCACCGAGCCCGGCGGTCGAAGGAGTGCGCCGGCTGGCGCCTAGATGCACCGGGGCAGGGACGCCGCGCAGTTGA
- a CDS encoding 3',5'-cyclic-nucleotide phosphodiesterase, translating into MKVRVLGCSGGIGARARTTSFLVDSDILLDAGTGVEDLTVEELAAIDHVFLTHSHLDHICALPLLVDSVGGLRKKPITVHALPETIDALRTHIFNWVIWPDFTEIPHYDRPWMKFEPLSIDQTVHVGTRSVRSLAATHTVPALAFHVHSRNGSFVFSGDTGPNDEFWRQVNGVEDLRFLIIETAFANRDQDLATTARHLYPIQLGEELAKLRREPQVLITHLKPSDRVTIEREIEAWAGRFSPRVLERGEVLEV; encoded by the coding sequence ATGAAGGTACGGGTTCTCGGGTGTAGCGGCGGGATCGGCGCGCGCGCCCGGACGACCTCGTTCCTGGTCGACTCCGACATCCTTCTCGATGCCGGCACCGGGGTCGAGGACCTCACGGTCGAAGAGCTTGCCGCGATCGACCACGTCTTCCTCACGCACTCGCACCTGGACCACATCTGCGCGCTGCCGCTGCTGGTGGACTCGGTGGGCGGGCTGCGCAAGAAGCCGATCACCGTGCACGCGCTGCCCGAGACGATCGACGCGCTGCGCACTCACATCTTCAACTGGGTGATCTGGCCCGACTTCACCGAGATCCCGCACTACGACCGGCCGTGGATGAAGTTCGAGCCGCTGTCGATCGACCAGACTGTGCACGTGGGCACCCGCTCGGTGCGCAGCCTGGCCGCCACCCACACGGTGCCGGCGCTGGCCTTCCACGTGCACTCGCGCAACGGCTCCTTCGTGTTCTCCGGCGACACCGGCCCGAACGACGAGTTCTGGCGCCAGGTGAACGGCGTCGAGGACCTGCGCTTCCTGATCATCGAGACCGCCTTCGCCAACCGCGACCAGGACCTGGCCACCACCGCCAGGCATCTCTACCCGATCCAGCTCGGCGAGGAGCTCGCCAAGCTGCGCCGCGAGCCGCAGGTGCTGATCACGCACCTGAAGCCGAGCGACCGGGTGACGATCGAGCGCGAGATCGAGGCCTGGGCGGGAAGGTTCTCGCCGCGGGTGCTGGAGCGGGGAGAGGTGCTGGAGGTCTGA
- a CDS encoding CHASE2 domain-containing protein has translation MTALRRIRLLRALNGLAYVLLLAAHDAGVQPVSMLTGIDRHVYDSRQQAASPKQDPRIVIVDIDERSLAERGRWPWPRETVAALNDAIFERGKPAVVGYDILFGEPQRDGGAGDAAFARSLAGRPTVLGYYLTSDRSGRASGMLPAPVFGRGAVAETGLLDLIDADGYGSNLPLLARAAAAQGFFNPFIGAGIDVDGTIRALPMLASYGEVVHESFALAVLRQYLGAGAVIVDGDLLRLAGERGDVSIPVSVGYTAMVPFAGRGGASGGRFRYVSAADVLDGRVDWSVMRDRIVLVGTSAPGLTDLRATPVNEVFPGVEIHASLLAGALDDAVPRRPLEAGIGAALVTLLVGGTLAVLLPMLGPIGTVAASGAALVLVVGGNSAAYWTLGLVLPLAGPMVAILVLAVFNLLLGYMAEGRARRAVVRLFGEYLSPTLVEQMARDPVRWRAGEIENREITILFADIRGFTRMAESMEPAALREYLNTVLTAMTDVVHEHGGTVDKYIGDAVMAFWGAPMEDPNHAEHAVAAAQAMQEAARRLSADFIMRGLPALSIGVGVNTGFAQVGDMGSAARRTYTAIGDAVNLASRLETLTKHHEVPIIVGEATARACTGRRFAELGPVRIQGRSDAVRLFVPLPAGRSGVRADAPALVQPEAGRLEGAADLAGDSPAWPETAAGVEPPPIRAGRTESAPLAQADR, from the coding sequence ATGACGGCGCTGCGGCGGATCCGCCTGCTCAGGGCCCTGAACGGGCTCGCCTACGTCCTCCTGCTCGCTGCCCACGACGCCGGCGTCCAGCCGGTATCGATGCTGACCGGCATCGACCGGCATGTCTACGACAGCCGCCAGCAAGCGGCGTCCCCGAAGCAGGATCCGCGCATCGTGATCGTCGACATCGACGAGCGCAGCCTGGCCGAGCGGGGCCGCTGGCCCTGGCCGCGCGAGACGGTCGCGGCGCTCAACGACGCGATCTTCGAGCGTGGCAAGCCGGCGGTCGTCGGCTACGACATCCTGTTCGGCGAGCCCCAGCGCGACGGCGGCGCCGGGGACGCGGCGTTCGCGCGCTCGCTGGCCGGACGCCCGACCGTCCTCGGCTACTACCTGACCAGCGACCGCAGCGGCAGAGCCAGCGGCATGCTTCCGGCGCCGGTCTTCGGGCGCGGCGCCGTGGCCGAGACCGGATTGCTGGACCTGATCGACGCCGACGGCTACGGCAGCAACCTGCCGCTGCTGGCCAGGGCGGCCGCGGCGCAGGGCTTCTTCAACCCCTTCATCGGCGCCGGGATCGACGTCGACGGCACGATCCGGGCCCTGCCGATGCTGGCCTCGTACGGCGAAGTGGTCCACGAGTCCTTCGCGCTGGCGGTGCTGCGACAGTACCTCGGCGCGGGCGCGGTCATCGTCGACGGAGACCTGCTGAGGCTGGCAGGCGAGCGGGGCGACGTCTCGATCCCGGTGTCGGTCGGCTACACGGCCATGGTCCCCTTCGCGGGGCGGGGCGGCGCCTCGGGCGGACGCTTCCGCTACGTCTCGGCCGCCGACGTGCTCGACGGCCGGGTCGACTGGTCGGTGATGCGCGACCGGATCGTCCTGGTCGGCACCAGCGCGCCCGGCCTCACCGACCTGCGCGCGACGCCCGTCAACGAGGTGTTTCCGGGCGTCGAGATCCACGCCTCGCTGCTGGCCGGGGCGCTCGACGACGCGGTCCCGCGCAGGCCTCTCGAGGCCGGCATCGGCGCGGCGCTGGTCACGTTGCTGGTCGGAGGGACGCTGGCAGTGCTGCTCCCGATGCTCGGCCCGATCGGCACCGTCGCCGCGAGCGGCGCCGCGCTGGTCCTGGTGGTGGGCGGCAATTCGGCGGCGTACTGGACCCTGGGCCTGGTGCTTCCGCTGGCCGGGCCGATGGTCGCGATCCTCGTGCTGGCGGTGTTCAACCTGCTGCTGGGCTACATGGCCGAGGGCCGGGCGCGGCGCGCGGTGGTGCGCCTGTTCGGGGAGTACCTGTCCCCGACGCTCGTCGAGCAGATGGCGCGGGATCCGGTGCGCTGGCGGGCGGGTGAGATCGAGAACCGCGAGATCACGATCCTGTTCGCCGACATCCGCGGCTTCACCCGGATGGCCGAGTCGATGGAGCCTGCGGCCCTTCGCGAGTACCTGAACACCGTGCTCACGGCGATGACGGACGTCGTGCACGAGCACGGGGGCACCGTCGACAAGTACATCGGCGACGCGGTCATGGCGTTCTGGGGCGCCCCGATGGAAGACCCGAATCACGCGGAGCACGCCGTCGCCGCGGCCCAGGCGATGCAGGAGGCGGCGCGCCGGCTCTCGGCGGACTTCATCATGCGCGGCCTGCCGGCGCTGTCGATCGGCGTCGGCGTGAACACCGGCTTCGCGCAGGTCGGCGACATGGGCTCCGCGGCGCGGCGCACCTACACGGCGATCGGCGACGCGGTGAACCTGGCGTCGCGCCTCGAGACCTTGACCAAGCACCATGAAGTGCCGATCATCGTCGGCGAAGCGACTGCAAGGGCCTGCACGGGCCGGCGGTTCGCGGAGCTCGGTCCGGTCCGGATCCAGGGGCGCTCCGACGCGGTGCGGCTCTTCGTTCCGCTGCCGGCTGGGCGGTCCGGGGTCCGAGCGGATGCCCCGGCGCTTGTGCAGCCCGAGGCCGGGCGGCTGGAAGGCGCGGCGGACCTTGCCGGCGATTCGCCGGCCTGGCCGGAGACGGCGGCAGGCGTCGAGCCGCCGCCGATCCGGGCGGGCCGCACGGAGTCGGCGCCGCTGGCTCAAGCCGACCGATGA
- a CDS encoding FHA domain-containing protein translates to MSDQGNPASAPRGLVPTLRLYLAAGAVELRTVAIVANMLTIGRRPYNDVQLDDLTVSGEHALVRVRNGEVAIHDLGSRNGTMVNGLPIKQRTLVDGDIVDIGIYRLRFEAARSSAAEAGGSAPGQQGRSDLAHAGAPAEGGLPDLAAGSAVPDSHGASRGTQSAGDPLAAADAEPVQPGRVEYLSGTQAGQSQPLDQAICRVGGIAGQVAVISRRRGGYFITHLEGLTFPQVNGEPIGLTAHRLADGDLIELAGTMLRFRLGA, encoded by the coding sequence GTGTCTGACCAAGGAAACCCCGCTTCCGCCCCGCGCGGACTCGTCCCCACGCTGCGGCTCTACCTCGCCGCCGGCGCGGTGGAGCTGCGCACGGTCGCCATCGTCGCCAACATGCTGACGATAGGGCGGCGGCCGTACAACGACGTCCAGCTCGACGACCTCACGGTCAGCGGCGAGCACGCGCTGGTCCGCGTGCGCAACGGCGAGGTCGCGATCCACGACCTCGGCAGCCGCAACGGCACGATGGTCAACGGCCTGCCGATCAAGCAGCGCACCCTGGTCGACGGCGACATCGTCGACATCGGCATCTACCGCCTGCGCTTCGAGGCGGCCCGTTCGTCCGCCGCCGAGGCCGGCGGGTCCGCGCCCGGCCAGCAGGGCCGCAGCGACCTGGCGCACGCCGGCGCGCCGGCCGAGGGCGGGCTGCCCGACCTCGCAGCCGGCTCGGCCGTGCCCGATTCCCACGGCGCGTCGCGCGGTACGCAGTCCGCCGGCGATCCGCTCGCGGCGGCCGACGCCGAGCCCGTCCAGCCCGGCCGGGTCGAATACCTGAGCGGCACGCAGGCCGGGCAGTCCCAGCCGCTGGATCAGGCGATCTGCCGGGTCGGCGGGATCGCCGGCCAGGTGGCGGTGATCTCCCGGCGCCGCGGGGGCTATTTCATCACCCACCTCGAGGGCCTGACCTTCCCGCAGGTCAACGGCGAGCCGATCGGCCTGACCGCGCACCGGCTGGCCGACGGCGACCTGATCGAGCTGGCCGGCACGATGCTGCGCTTCAGGCTGGGCGCGTGA
- a CDS encoding TerC family protein: MDSAIEFLTTLHWGAVFQIILIDILLGGDNAVVIALACRNLPQHQKMKGILWGTAGAIVLRVILIAFAVTLLQVPFLKLIGGALLIWIGIKLVAPGDEDGHGNLEGGSTLFAAIKTIIVADLVMSFDNVIAIAGAANQADPDHQLGLVIFGLLVSIPLIVWGSTLVLKLIERYPLVVTAGGALLGWIAGGMMITDPVAVGQIGEPSSALKYGASIVGAIVVVGWGMAIARRRPAGAAH; this comes from the coding sequence ATGGATTCCGCGATCGAGTTCCTCACCACGCTCCACTGGGGCGCGGTCTTCCAGATCATCCTGATCGACATCCTGCTCGGCGGCGACAACGCGGTCGTCATCGCGCTGGCCTGCCGCAACCTGCCGCAGCACCAGAAGATGAAGGGCATCCTCTGGGGCACGGCAGGCGCGATCGTCCTGCGGGTGATCCTGATCGCGTTCGCGGTCACCCTGCTGCAGGTGCCCTTCCTGAAACTGATCGGCGGCGCCCTGCTGATCTGGATCGGCATCAAGCTGGTGGCGCCGGGCGACGAAGACGGCCACGGCAACCTGGAAGGCGGCAGCACGCTGTTCGCGGCGATCAAGACGATCATCGTCGCCGACCTGGTGATGAGCTTCGACAACGTGATCGCGATCGCCGGCGCGGCCAACCAGGCCGATCCCGACCACCAGCTCGGCCTGGTGATCTTCGGCCTGCTGGTCAGCATCCCGCTGATCGTCTGGGGCAGCACCCTGGTGCTCAAGCTGATCGAGCGCTACCCGCTGGTGGTCACCGCCGGCGGCGCGCTGCTCGGCTGGATCGCGGGCGGGATGATGATCACCGACCCGGTCGCCGTCGGGCAGATCGGCGAGCCTTCGTCGGCGCTGAAGTACGGTGCCTCGATCGTCGGTGCCATCGTGGTGGTCGGCTGGGGCATGGCGATCGCCCGGCGTCGCCCGGCGGGGGCCGCGCACTGA
- the sucD gene encoding succinate--CoA ligase subunit alpha yields MSILIDKDTKVITQGITGKTGQFHTRMCREYANGKAAFVAGVNPKKAGEDFEGIPIYASVKEAKAETGATVSVIYVPPAGAAAAIQEAVDAELDLVICITEGIPVRDMIVVRDRMRKANSKTLLLGPNCPGVITPDELKIGIMPGHIHRKGRIGVVSRSGTLTYEAVAQLTELGLGQSSAVGIGGDPINGLKHIDVMRMFNDDPDTDAVIMIGEIGGPDEVNAARWVKDNMKKPVVGFIAGVTAPPGKRMGHAGALISGGADTADAKLEVMEACGIKVTRNPSEMARLLKSVL; encoded by the coding sequence ATGAGCATCCTGATCGACAAGGACACCAAGGTCATCACGCAGGGAATCACCGGCAAGACCGGCCAGTTCCACACGCGGATGTGCCGCGAGTACGCCAACGGCAAGGCCGCCTTCGTGGCCGGCGTGAACCCGAAGAAGGCCGGCGAGGACTTCGAGGGCATCCCCATCTACGCCAGCGTCAAGGAAGCCAAGGCCGAGACCGGCGCGACCGTGTCGGTGATCTACGTGCCGCCGGCCGGCGCCGCCGCGGCCATCCAGGAGGCGGTGGACGCCGAGCTCGACCTGGTCATCTGCATCACCGAGGGCATCCCGGTGCGCGACATGATCGTGGTGCGCGACCGCATGCGCAAGGCGAACAGCAAGACCCTGCTGCTCGGCCCGAACTGCCCCGGCGTGATCACCCCCGACGAGCTGAAGATCGGCATCATGCCGGGCCACATCCACCGCAAGGGCCGCATCGGCGTCGTTTCGCGCTCGGGCACGCTGACCTACGAGGCGGTCGCGCAGCTCACCGAGCTGGGCCTGGGCCAGTCGTCGGCGGTCGGCATTGGCGGCGACCCGATCAACGGCCTCAAGCACATCGACGTGATGCGCATGTTCAACGACGATCCGGACACCGACGCGGTGATCATGATCGGCGAGATCGGCGGCCCCGACGAGGTCAACGCGGCGCGCTGGGTCAAGGACAACATGAAGAAGCCGGTGGTGGGCTTCATCGCCGGCGTCACCGCACCCCCGGGCAAGCGCATGGGCCATGCCGGCGCTCTGATTTCCGGCGGCGCCGACACCGCCGATGCCAAGCTCGAGGTCATGGAAGCCTGCGGCATCAAGGTCACGCGCAATCCGTCCGAGATGGCCCGCCTGCTCAAGAGCGTGCTCTGA
- the sucC gene encoding ADP-forming succinate--CoA ligase subunit beta — MKIHEYQGKEILKKYGVAVPRGIPCFSVDEAVKAAEALGGPVWVVKAQIHAGGRGKGGGVKLARSIDEVRKLSNEILGMQLVTHQTGPEGQKVRRLLIEEGADIRKELYVGLVVDRVTQRVALMASSEGGMDIEEVAEKTPELLHKVFIDPAAGLTDAEADEIATKIGIPAESLPQARTVLHGLYKAFWDTDASLAEINPLILTGDGKVVALDAKLNFDSNALFRHPEIVELRDLDEEDPAEIEASKFDLAYIQLDGNIGCLVNGAGLAMATMDTIKLFGGEPANFLDVGGGATTEKVTEAFKIMLRNPNLKAILVNIFGGIMRCDVIAEGVIAASKAVGLKVPLVVRMKGTNEDLGKKLLAESGLPIISADTMAEAAQKVVAAAAGN; from the coding sequence GTGAAGATCCATGAGTACCAGGGCAAGGAAATCCTGAAGAAGTACGGTGTCGCGGTGCCCCGCGGCATTCCCTGCTTCTCGGTCGACGAGGCGGTCAAGGCTGCCGAGGCCCTCGGCGGCCCGGTCTGGGTCGTCAAGGCGCAGATCCATGCGGGCGGTCGAGGCAAGGGCGGCGGCGTGAAGCTCGCCCGCTCGATCGACGAGGTCCGCAAGCTGTCGAACGAGATCCTCGGGATGCAGCTGGTCACGCACCAGACCGGCCCCGAGGGCCAGAAGGTCCGCCGCCTGCTGATCGAGGAAGGCGCCGACATCCGCAAGGAGCTCTACGTGGGCCTGGTCGTCGACCGCGTCACGCAGCGCGTCGCGCTGATGGCCTCCAGCGAAGGCGGCATGGACATCGAGGAGGTCGCCGAGAAGACCCCCGAGCTGCTGCACAAGGTCTTCATCGACCCGGCCGCCGGGCTCACCGACGCCGAGGCCGACGAGATCGCCACGAAGATCGGCATCCCGGCCGAAAGCCTGCCGCAGGCTCGCACCGTGCTGCACGGGCTGTACAAGGCCTTCTGGGACACCGACGCGTCGCTGGCGGAGATCAACCCGCTGATCCTCACCGGTGACGGCAAGGTCGTCGCGCTCGACGCGAAGCTGAACTTCGACTCGAACGCGCTGTTCCGTCACCCCGAGATCGTCGAGCTGCGCGACCTCGACGAGGAAGACCCGGCCGAGATCGAGGCCAGCAAGTTCGACCTGGCCTACATCCAGCTCGACGGCAACATCGGCTGCCTGGTCAACGGCGCCGGCCTGGCCATGGCCACGATGGACACGATCAAGCTGTTCGGCGGCGAGCCCGCGAACTTCCTCGACGTGGGCGGCGGCGCCACGACCGAGAAGGTCACCGAGGCCTTCAAGATCATGCTGCGCAACCCGAACCTGAAGGCGATCCTCGTCAACATCTTCGGCGGGATCATGCGCTGCGACGTCATCGCCGAGGGCGTGATCGCGGCCAGCAAGGCCGTCGGCCTGAAGGTGCCGCTGGTGGTCCGCATGAAGGGCACGAACGAGGACCTGGGCAAGAAGCTGCTGGCCGAATCGGGCCTGCCGATCATCTCGGCCGACACGATGGCCGAGGCCGCCCAGAAGGTCGTGGCCGCCGCGGCCGGCAACTGA
- the recX gene encoding recombination regulator RecX, whose protein sequence is MSDASGSPQRRRPQLSLKGRALRFLSRREHSRLELQRKLAPHAESPEALERVLDELEAARLLSNQRFAESLVHRKAERFGSALIRHELRSHAVEPALVEREVSELEKSELFRARALWQRRFGAPPDSPQARARQIRFLMSRGFRADVVRRVVGGRSDPDEAEPFDPADDPFDPAG, encoded by the coding sequence GTGAGCGACGCGTCGGGCTCGCCGCAGCGAAGGCGTCCGCAGCTTTCGCTCAAGGGCCGGGCCTTGCGCTTCCTGTCGCGGCGCGAGCACAGCCGGCTCGAGCTGCAACGCAAGCTGGCGCCGCATGCCGAGTCGCCCGAGGCGCTCGAGCGGGTGCTCGACGAGCTCGAGGCTGCCAGGCTGCTGTCGAACCAGCGCTTCGCCGAGTCGCTGGTGCATCGAAAGGCCGAGCGCTTCGGCTCGGCGCTGATCCGGCACGAACTGCGCTCGCATGCGGTCGAGCCGGCGCTGGTCGAGCGGGAGGTGTCGGAGCTCGAGAAGAGCGAACTGTTTCGTGCGCGGGCCCTCTGGCAGCGCCGGTTCGGCGCGCCGCCCGACTCTCCGCAGGCCCGTGCCAGGCAAATCCGTTTCCTGATGTCGCGCGGATTTCGCGCAGACGTCGTCCGCCGCGTCGTCGGCGGTCGTTCCGATCCCGACGAGGCCGAGCCCTTCGACCCGGCGGACGACCCCTTCGATCCGGCCGGCTAG
- the recA gene encoding recombinase RecA — translation MEKVIDMNDAKSRTERGKALSAALAQIEKQFGKGAIMKFSDAEVERDIQVVSTGSLGLDIALGVGGLPRGRVVEIYGPESSGKTTLTLQVIAEMQKLGGTCAFIDAEHALDVQYASKLGVQLEDLLISQPDTGEQALEIADALVRSGSVDLIVVDSVAALTPKAEIEGEMGDSLPGLQARLMSQALRKLTATIKRTNCLVIFINQIRMKIGVMFGNPETTTGGNALKFYSSVRLDIRRTGSIKKGDEVIGNETRVKVVKNKVAPPFKQAEFDILYGEGISREGEIIDLGVNCNIVEKSGAWYSYGGERIGQGKDNVREYLREHAEMALDIENRIREHFGVAGRGSAEQAA, via the coding sequence ATGGAAAAAGTCATCGACATGAACGACGCGAAATCCCGCACCGAGCGCGGCAAGGCACTCAGCGCCGCCCTGGCCCAGATCGAAAAGCAGTTCGGCAAGGGCGCGATCATGAAATTCTCCGACGCCGAGGTCGAGCGCGACATCCAGGTCGTCTCCACCGGCTCGCTCGGGCTGGACATCGCGCTGGGCGTCGGCGGCCTTCCGCGCGGCCGGGTCGTCGAGATCTACGGCCCCGAGTCCTCGGGCAAGACCACGCTCACGCTGCAGGTCATCGCCGAAATGCAGAAGCTGGGCGGCACCTGCGCCTTCATCGACGCCGAGCACGCACTGGACGTCCAGTACGCCTCCAAGCTGGGCGTGCAGCTCGAAGACCTGCTGATCTCCCAGCCCGACACCGGCGAGCAGGCACTGGAAATCGCCGACGCGCTGGTGCGTTCGGGCTCGGTCGACCTGATCGTCGTCGACTCTGTCGCGGCCCTCACCCCCAAGGCCGAGATCGAAGGCGAAATGGGCGACTCGCTGCCCGGCCTGCAGGCGCGGCTGATGTCGCAGGCGCTTCGCAAGCTGACCGCCACGATCAAGCGCACCAACTGCCTGGTCATCTTCATCAACCAGATCCGGATGAAGATCGGCGTGATGTTCGGCAATCCCGAAACCACCACCGGCGGCAATGCGCTGAAGTTCTATTCGTCGGTCCGCCTGGACATCCGGCGCACCGGCTCCATCAAGAAGGGCGACGAGGTCATCGGCAACGAGACCCGTGTCAAGGTCGTCAAGAACAAGGTGGCGCCGCCGTTCAAGCAGGCGGAGTTCGACATCCTCTACGGCGAAGGCATCTCGCGAGAGGGCGAGATAATCGACCTCGGCGTCAACTGCAACATCGTCGAGAAGAGCGGCGCCTGGTACAGCTACGGCGGCGAACGCATCGGGCAGGGCAAGGACAACGTGCGCGAGTACCTGCGCGAGCATGCTGAAATGGCCCTCGACATCGAGAACCGCATTCGCGAGCATTTCGGCGTCGCCGGTCGCGGTTCCGCCGAGCAGGCGGCCTGA
- a CDS encoding CinA family protein yields MEAAQTRGEEIADLEHEVVEAAVALGHALRDRGWTIACAESCTGGLVSRALTEIGGSSDWFERGFVTYSNAAKADLLGVSADTLKAHGAVSEEVAREMADGALARSRAQLALSITGIAGPGGAVPGKPVGTVCFGWSALDAEARTETVRFPGDRSAVRARAALHALRRARERLMEIGLDAGA; encoded by the coding sequence ATGGAGGCAGCGCAAACGCGCGGCGAAGAGATCGCCGACCTGGAGCACGAGGTGGTCGAGGCGGCCGTGGCCCTTGGCCACGCGCTTCGCGACCGCGGCTGGACGATCGCCTGCGCCGAGTCCTGCACCGGCGGCCTGGTCAGCCGGGCGCTGACCGAGATCGGCGGCTCGAGCGACTGGTTCGAGCGCGGTTTCGTCACCTACAGCAACGCCGCCAAGGCCGACCTGCTCGGGGTCTCAGCCGACACGCTGAAGGCGCACGGCGCGGTCAGCGAGGAAGTCGCCCGGGAGATGGCCGACGGCGCGCTGGCGCGCAGCCGGGCCCAGCTGGCGCTGTCGATCACCGGCATCGCCGGCCCGGGCGGCGCGGTGCCCGGCAAACCGGTGGGCACCGTCTGCTTCGGCTGGTCGGCGCTCGATGCCGAGGCGCGCACCGAAACGGTCCGCTTCCCCGGCGACCGGAGCGCCGTGCGGGCCCGGGCGGCGCTGCACGCGCTCAGGCGCGCGCGCGAGCGGCTGATGGAGATCGGGCTGGACGCCGGCGCCTGA